From one Flavobacterium kingsejongi genomic stretch:
- a CDS encoding tetratricopeptide repeat protein: protein MIRYCIVLFFLVLQLQAQTTQEACDKLIASGIDALYTKKYARSLELLTEAKTAAESHHWQKQLFLATNNIGLNYYSMLDYGEALEYYFSAYELALKMDSSYEMIVLNNIAVLYLDDNKLEEAEKYFLKAYAIARQHKSNYKIGMYAGNLAAVYNVMKKVEKSEAYLNIALPLTKDEPRLLAQTELTRAENMILRQEYDLAEKTALELLPHLNDIEYSQHKTGILMILSKVYEAKEHNPEKALQMAFQALKVNKDQRVKIEVLDRISDLYRKENNYNKAFAYKDSLISAKDSLSRVRNKILFTNSKIKLELQMYQKELSDNQQRMATERKIGYTLNGIGLIIIITIGWALYNNAVKYRQKRIISERNQQIITLELEKQLREKEVLALLEQEQLKSEIEAKNRKLAAKALDTSNRNELIEDIVNSLSEQPELASNQTLKKHLLQLKKHLQNDNEWNDFLTHFEEVNHGFLVHLKEKHPDLNPNDIRFLLYTYMNLSIKEIATLFSITPEACRKRRERICKKMGIADSMMLYTYLSTL from the coding sequence ATGATTCGCTATTGTATCGTTTTGTTTTTTTTGGTGCTGCAACTACAGGCCCAAACAACCCAGGAAGCCTGCGACAAACTGATCGCTTCCGGTATTGATGCGCTATACACTAAAAAATATGCCCGTTCGCTGGAGCTGCTGACCGAAGCGAAAACAGCAGCGGAAAGCCACCACTGGCAAAAACAACTTTTCCTGGCTACCAATAACATCGGCCTGAACTACTACTCCATGCTCGACTATGGCGAAGCACTCGAATATTACTTTAGTGCCTATGAACTGGCGCTGAAAATGGACAGCAGCTATGAGATGATCGTACTTAATAATATCGCAGTACTATACCTGGATGACAACAAACTGGAGGAAGCCGAAAAATATTTTCTGAAAGCCTATGCCATAGCCCGACAGCATAAAAGCAATTATAAAATTGGTATGTATGCCGGCAACCTTGCGGCAGTATACAACGTGATGAAAAAGGTCGAAAAATCGGAAGCCTACCTGAATATTGCCTTGCCACTAACAAAGGATGAACCCCGGCTTTTGGCACAAACGGAACTCACCCGCGCCGAGAATATGATCCTGCGCCAGGAATACGATCTGGCTGAAAAAACTGCGCTGGAGCTCTTGCCCCATTTAAATGATATTGAATATTCCCAGCACAAAACCGGAATATTGATGATCCTTTCCAAAGTGTACGAAGCCAAAGAACACAATCCGGAGAAAGCACTACAGATGGCTTTTCAGGCGCTGAAAGTCAATAAAGACCAGCGGGTAAAAATAGAAGTCTTAGACCGGATTTCAGACTTGTACCGAAAAGAGAACAACTACAACAAGGCATTTGCCTATAAAGATTCCCTCATTAGTGCCAAAGATTCGCTGAGCCGCGTCAGGAACAAAATCCTGTTTACCAACAGCAAGATCAAACTGGAACTCCAGATGTACCAGAAGGAACTTTCGGATAACCAACAACGCATGGCTACCGAACGCAAAATTGGCTATACCCTCAATGGCATCGGCCTGATCATCATTATTACTATCGGCTGGGCACTCTACAATAATGCCGTAAAATACCGTCAAAAGCGCATCATCTCCGAACGCAATCAGCAGATCATCACTTTGGAACTGGAAAAACAATTACGCGAAAAAGAAGTCCTGGCACTCTTGGAACAGGAACAACTGAAAAGCGAGATTGAAGCTAAAAACAGGAAACTGGCGGCCAAAGCACTGGACACCTCCAACCGCAATGAGCTGATTGAGGATATCGTCAACTCCCTTTCCGAACAACCCGAACTGGCCAGCAACCAGACCTTGAAAAAACATTTGCTTCAACTCAAGAAACACCTTCAGAATGACAATGAATGGAATGATTTCCTGACCCATTTTGAAGAAGTCAACCACGGTTTTCTCGTCCACCTGAAAGAGAAGCACCCCGACCTGAACCCAAATGACATCCGCTTCCTGCTGTACACCTATATGAACCTTTCCATCAAGGAAATTGCGACCCTTTTCAGCATTACGCCCGAAGCCTGCCGGAAAAGGCGGGAACGGATTTGCAAAAAAATGGGCATTGCAGACAGCATGATGTTATACACCTACCTTTCAACACTTTAA
- a CDS encoding IS256 family transposase yields the protein MIEDGKLPKDFAKQFKNKEDFHTFFQDLYKQGIEQLLQGELDAHLGYEKHNIDGYNTGNSRNGSFSKNIKSETLGNMVLAIPRDRNGEFEPQVIGKGQSMSEKIEDAILGMYSRGMTRSDIVEQVKEVYGISVSESTISTISDRILADVDLWTKRALEPQYLIVWMDAVHMKVRTDGKYENHAIYIVIGLKTDGKKEVLGMWLNKEESASFWMTVLSDIKSRGVKDILIACTDNLTGFTKAIRGVFPNTESQLCIVHQIRNSLKFVVVKDRKAFCSAMKEVYTAINQEEAVLALAEFKKNWEAKYKYAVCSWEKNWENLMPFLAYPAEIRKIMYTTNTIENLNRGIRKYTKTKVQFPDEKSVKKSVYLAIQNCEKSWINAIPSWGLIMNQFLVIFGERCNIKH from the coding sequence ATGATCGAAGATGGTAAATTACCCAAAGATTTTGCAAAGCAATTTAAAAACAAAGAAGACTTCCATACTTTTTTTCAAGACCTGTATAAACAAGGCATTGAACAGCTACTCCAGGGAGAATTGGATGCTCATCTGGGATATGAGAAGCATAATATTGACGGATACAATACAGGCAATAGCCGTAATGGTTCTTTCTCAAAGAATATAAAATCAGAGACTTTGGGCAATATGGTCCTGGCTATTCCCCGGGATAGAAATGGTGAATTCGAGCCTCAGGTCATCGGAAAAGGCCAATCGATGAGTGAAAAGATTGAAGATGCTATTTTAGGAATGTACAGTCGTGGAATGACCCGTAGTGATATTGTAGAACAAGTTAAAGAAGTTTATGGGATATCAGTAAGTGAGTCCACGATTTCGACCATCTCTGATAGAATACTGGCTGATGTTGATTTATGGACTAAAAGGGCTTTAGAACCACAGTATCTGATTGTTTGGATGGATGCTGTGCATATGAAAGTAAGAACAGATGGGAAATATGAAAACCATGCAATTTACATTGTAATCGGACTAAAAACAGATGGTAAGAAAGAAGTATTAGGAATGTGGCTAAATAAAGAAGAGTCGGCTTCATTTTGGATGACTGTACTCTCTGACATAAAATCTCGTGGAGTAAAGGATATTCTCATTGCCTGTACAGATAACCTTACCGGATTTACAAAAGCTATCAGAGGTGTTTTTCCAAATACAGAATCCCAGCTTTGCATTGTTCATCAAATAAGGAATAGCCTTAAGTTTGTAGTAGTTAAGGATAGAAAAGCATTTTGCAGTGCAATGAAAGAAGTATATACTGCAATAAATCAGGAAGAAGCCGTTTTAGCTCTGGCTGAATTTAAAAAAAACTGGGAAGCAAAATATAAATATGCCGTTTGCTCCTGGGAAAAGAATTGGGAAAATCTCATGCCTTTTTTGGCCTATCCTGCTGAAATCAGGAAAATAATGTACACCACAAATACAATAGAAAACTTAAACAGGGGAATTAGAAAATATACCAAAACAAAAGTGCAGTTCCCAGATGAAAAAAGCGTCAAGAAATCAGTCTATTTAGCAATACAAAATTGTGAAAAAAGCTGGATAAATGCAATACCAAGCTGGGGATTAATCATGAATCAGTTCTTGGTCATATTTGGAGAAAGGTGTAATATTAAACACTAA
- a CDS encoding T9SS type A sorting domain-containing protein, with protein sequence MKKITLLLLFLASTTFQMEAQTTFDGSQAYGRMTNFVYDATVQNRIYATTLSKHIMVSEDNGLNWTVFYTLPYFNYDGEIKNLRLTKNNTALSFAEFYANGSSLNRITVIDLQTKQTIKQYNMPSIAATSFNDYSLIDNENLDTLVYLSRGDGEDKVVYTNDGGTNWSIVFDAEDHTGVLINDVQLDPNNGQRIFMARNNGPGAVKGGLLISNDGGQSWTETLNGLVLQSVAINPANSNDIFAGSGVLWTTPTQSQALYRSLDGGITWTSLPITWEQWSDMGPLKNFNGYIFNAGDPNNIIILEEDQILITHDNGVTWENNVYPGGPVPEISHYYYGTGGTINPFNNNDVFINNGMYPLKSVDGGTTTTIIPNPFFTVTGDVNIVDIPTQEHLYYGARWGYIHRDQQTNIETPTDVLSIGEVPNGQGSYRMYTDAKLPGRVYTYTPGFSGNTIKVSDDHGTTKTDIYTTYQGLFAACTDPVTPTVGWFSFFDGVNAYLRKIDFTDVNNVVVTEITLPENEDYLQALHIDASGTIRMTVGNKMYRSTDAGTTWTVITDGLEGLELPNIGIQLVQNPMNAQQFTLAASDGIYTSINNGDSWTKIYDGFVNTVNHSDKTNGHIVAVVQTTVMEAPKVLYSSDGGINWNQNLSTTLYDAIISSSAVKFHDETADVYLASSDLGLLKQTVSFSTLGTPGFENPTATFALYPNPSRGTVTVKWPNGSSATALKVYSITGQEVVTTTNLDTLDISGLSNGVYLVKATDTTGSTTTQRLIKY encoded by the coding sequence ATGAAAAAAATTACACTTTTGCTTTTATTTCTGGCGAGCACGACATTCCAGATGGAAGCACAAACTACATTTGACGGTTCCCAGGCCTATGGCCGAATGACCAATTTTGTGTACGATGCGACAGTACAAAACAGGATCTATGCCACGACACTCAGCAAGCACATTATGGTGTCTGAAGACAACGGCCTTAACTGGACTGTTTTTTACACGCTCCCGTATTTTAATTACGATGGGGAAATCAAAAACCTACGACTGACCAAAAACAACACAGCGTTGAGTTTTGCCGAATTTTATGCAAACGGCAGTAGCCTGAACCGTATCACGGTAATCGACCTGCAGACGAAACAAACCATTAAGCAGTACAACATGCCTTCCATAGCGGCAACAAGCTTTAATGACTATTCCCTTATTGATAATGAGAACCTCGACACATTGGTTTACCTTTCCCGAGGGGATGGTGAGGATAAGGTAGTATATACCAATGATGGTGGTACCAACTGGTCCATCGTTTTTGATGCTGAAGATCACACGGGTGTCCTGATAAATGACGTACAACTGGACCCGAATAACGGACAGCGCATCTTCATGGCCAGAAATAATGGTCCGGGAGCGGTGAAGGGCGGCTTGTTAATTTCTAACGACGGAGGACAGTCCTGGACGGAAACCCTAAACGGCCTTGTTTTACAAAGCGTGGCAATCAACCCGGCCAATTCCAATGATATTTTTGCCGGTAGTGGTGTTTTATGGACTACGCCTACACAATCCCAGGCATTATACCGTTCCCTGGATGGTGGTATAACCTGGACGAGTTTGCCGATTACCTGGGAACAATGGTCGGATATGGGTCCGCTAAAAAACTTCAACGGTTATATTTTTAATGCCGGAGATCCAAATAACATCATCATTCTTGAAGAAGACCAAATCCTGATTACACATGATAATGGAGTGACCTGGGAAAACAATGTATATCCCGGAGGACCGGTTCCGGAGATTTCGCACTACTATTATGGTACTGGAGGTACCATCAACCCATTTAACAACAACGATGTATTCATCAACAACGGCATGTATCCGCTAAAATCAGTAGATGGCGGTACGACTACTACCATCATCCCCAACCCCTTTTTTACGGTTACCGGAGATGTGAATATCGTAGACATACCAACACAGGAGCACCTGTATTATGGCGCACGCTGGGGATACATTCACCGCGATCAGCAAACCAATATTGAAACGCCTACCGATGTACTTTCTATAGGAGAGGTACCTAATGGGCAAGGAAGTTATAGAATGTATACCGATGCTAAACTACCGGGAAGAGTATATACTTATACTCCGGGATTTTCGGGCAATACAATAAAGGTTAGCGATGATCATGGCACAACCAAAACGGACATTTATACTACGTACCAGGGGCTTTTTGCGGCCTGTACCGATCCGGTAACACCTACCGTAGGATGGTTTAGCTTTTTTGATGGGGTGAATGCCTACCTGAGAAAAATAGACTTTACCGATGTGAACAATGTGGTGGTAACTGAAATTACCCTGCCAGAAAACGAAGATTACCTGCAGGCACTTCACATAGATGCTTCGGGTACCATCCGTATGACGGTTGGAAATAAAATGTACCGTTCTACCGACGCAGGAACAACCTGGACGGTTATCACGGATGGTCTGGAAGGTTTGGAACTTCCGAATATCGGAATCCAATTAGTGCAAAATCCAATGAATGCGCAACAATTTACCCTCGCTGCGTCAGATGGTATTTATACGTCTATAAACAATGGCGACAGCTGGACGAAAATCTATGACGGTTTTGTAAACACCGTAAATCATTCGGATAAAACCAATGGTCATATTGTTGCTGTAGTACAAACTACGGTTATGGAAGCGCCAAAAGTGCTGTATTCTTCTGATGGAGGCATCAACTGGAACCAAAACCTGTCTACTACCCTTTATGATGCGATCATCAGTTCGAGTGCTGTAAAATTTCACGATGAAACTGCCGATGTTTACCTGGCTTCTTCTGATCTGGGATTGTTAAAACAAACGGTGAGCTTTTCGACATTAGGTACTCCGGGATTCGAAAATCCTACAGCAACATTCGCACTGTATCCTAATCCTTCCCGTGGCACTGTAACGGTAAAATGGCCTAATGGCAGTAGTGCGACAGCATTAAAAGTATACAGCATTACCGGGCAGGAGGTGGTTACCACAACCAACCTGGATACCCTGGATATTTCCGGACTAAGCAATGGCGTCTACCTTGTTAAAGCAACCGATACCACCGGTAGCACTACTACACAGCGACTTATTAAATACTAA
- a CDS encoding Crp/Fnr family transcriptional regulator: MHHKLLSFFELFREIPDGDRALIAKAFLHKSYEEGDYLFKAPKICDELFFICVGIVRIMVPNEKGTDVTHFFLKENQFCTLLDSFEKEKHANESIQAACPTEVLAIRKTDLLHLYGQLPYLKNLIEAVMHESLLEKIRIRNAYNGLDATKRYHQFLILQPEIALRVSQGDIASYLGITPQSLSRIRKSNR, encoded by the coding sequence ATGCATCACAAACTATTATCCTTCTTTGAATTGTTCCGGGAGATTCCGGATGGCGACCGTGCGCTTATTGCCAAAGCATTCCTGCACAAGTCGTATGAGGAAGGCGATTACCTCTTTAAGGCACCCAAGATTTGTGATGAGCTGTTCTTTATTTGCGTAGGCATCGTCCGGATTATGGTGCCCAATGAAAAGGGTACCGATGTCACACATTTCTTCCTGAAAGAAAATCAGTTTTGTACCTTACTGGACAGCTTTGAGAAAGAAAAACACGCCAACGAGAGCATACAGGCCGCCTGTCCTACCGAAGTGCTCGCCATCCGTAAAACCGATTTGCTGCATTTGTATGGACAGCTTCCCTATCTCAAAAACCTGATTGAAGCCGTAATGCACGAATCTTTATTAGAAAAGATCCGCATACGAAATGCCTATAACGGGCTGGATGCGACCAAACGCTACCACCAGTTCCTGATCCTACAGCCGGAAATTGCCTTACGGGTTTCGCAGGGCGATATTGCATCGTACCTCGGCATTACGCCCCAATCGCTGAGCCGCATCCGGAAAAGCAACCGCTAA
- a CDS encoding SDR family NAD(P)-dependent oxidoreductase, with amino-acid sequence MKTQNSNDLNGKKVIILGGSSGIGLATAQAAAAAGAEIILVSSNPDRLAQAASELPGNTQTFVVDLSNTAEIEQLFTHTGTFDHWE; translated from the coding sequence ATGAAAACACAAAATTCCAATGACCTGAACGGTAAAAAAGTCATCATCCTGGGTGGAAGCTCCGGAATTGGATTGGCCACCGCACAGGCCGCTGCAGCAGCGGGTGCCGAAATCATCCTGGTTTCCAGTAACCCCGACCGACTCGCACAAGCTGCATCCGAATTGCCGGGCAACACTCAAACTTTTGTCGTAGACCTTAGCAATACTGCGGAAATCGAACAGCTTTTTACCCATACCGGAACCTTTGACCATTGGGAGTAG